A genomic region of Candidatus Cloacimonadota bacterium contains the following coding sequences:
- a CDS encoding DUF362 domain-containing protein → MHKIKLLLIILVIVITGCKNVESRSFSENSTTDSTGSVVYFTREISSEAVQRIYSMIEGELEGEIAIKVHFGEDRNPNFLPAHLIKDLCLKLDATLVETNVLYGGPRGSTESHIALARRHGFDFAPIDILDSEANIAYDTQTKHFSRVYTGSHFPNYDGYLIFSHFKGHGSAGFGGAIKNVSMGLASKEGKRFLHRGNYPIYDDSKCIECNICVEACPVSAITIRPVNINHLDCIACGMCISVCPTGVFYQPKSENRQDAFLERLVEYAQVLSQERKMVYINVLANISRSCDCVPNAPGPFMDDIGILASTDIVAIEAASHDLIDQEHDCEDTFLQVNAVSGKHQIRYAHELGLGNMNYRLVDIDEE, encoded by the coding sequence ATGCACAAAATCAAGTTGTTATTAATTATTTTAGTTATTGTAATCACTGGCTGTAAAAATGTAGAATCTCGGTCTTTTTCAGAAAATTCAACAACAGATTCTACTGGTTCAGTGGTTTATTTCACACGCGAAATCAGTTCTGAGGCAGTGCAAAGGATTTATAGCATGATAGAGGGGGAGTTAGAAGGGGAAATTGCCATTAAAGTTCATTTTGGAGAAGATAGAAACCCGAATTTCCTTCCGGCACATCTGATTAAAGATCTTTGCCTAAAGCTGGATGCTACTCTGGTAGAGACCAATGTCTTGTATGGAGGACCAAGGGGTAGCACTGAATCTCATATTGCCCTTGCCAGGCGGCACGGGTTTGATTTCGCTCCCATAGATATTCTGGACAGTGAAGCTAATATTGCTTATGATACTCAAACAAAACACTTTAGCAGGGTCTATACTGGCAGCCATTTTCCCAATTATGACGGATATTTGATCTTCTCGCACTTCAAGGGGCATGGTAGTGCTGGTTTCGGTGGAGCTATTAAAAATGTCTCCATGGGATTAGCTTCCAAAGAGGGGAAACGTTTCTTACATCGTGGTAATTATCCAATCTATGATGATTCTAAGTGCATCGAGTGCAATATCTGCGTAGAAGCCTGTCCGGTAAGCGCTATTACGATCAGACCGGTAAATATCAATCATCTCGATTGTATCGCCTGTGGAATGTGTATATCTGTCTGTCCGACCGGTGTTTTTTATCAACCCAAGAGCGAAAACAGGCAGGATGCTTTTCTGGAAAGATTGGTGGAATATGCTCAGGTACTATCTCAAGAACGAAAGATGGTTTATATCAATGTTTTGGCAAATATCAGCAGGAGTTGTGACTGTGTTCCTAATGCACCTGGTCCCTTCATGGATGATATTGGGATTCTCGCTTCGACCGATATAGTAGCTATCGAAGCAGCCAGTCATGATCTGATCGATCAGGAACATGACTGTGAAGATACTTTTCTGCAAGTTAATGCTGTCAGTGGTAAACATCAGATCCGATATGCCCATGAGCTGGGACTGGGTAATATGAATTACCGGCTGGTGGATATTGATGAAGAATAA
- a CDS encoding endonuclease: MRYILVLLFLCSLLSAQIPEGYYDGTEGLTGEELKEALHNIIKDHVCFSYASLWDILKDTDRDPDNPDNVILIYTGWSVDAAQEYNEGNGWNREHVWAVSHGNLGTGMGAGTDVHHIRPCDISVNSARGNKDFDNGGVEYIDPDGPTGCYTTTYTWEPRDEDKGDVARMIFYMVVRYEGVGGPDLEMVDYAPSAPNNEPFHGVFSTLYEWHLADPPDDREIYRNDVIYHNYQQNRNPFIDHPEFATLIWFPSSNNDDIVDISPIYYLSQNYPNPFNPSTTIDFRIKDGDSGFFEIFNLKGQLILLEEFKSGKHSINWDADGYPSGIYFYSLRSPSTRQTRKMILLK; the protein is encoded by the coding sequence GTGAGATATATATTAGTTTTGCTATTTCTTTGTTCATTGCTGTCGGCTCAAATACCTGAAGGTTATTATGACGGAACGGAAGGTTTGACCGGAGAAGAGCTGAAAGAAGCGCTTCATAATATTATCAAGGACCATGTTTGCTTTTCTTATGCCAGTCTTTGGGATATTCTCAAAGATACCGACAGAGATCCCGATAATCCGGATAATGTGATACTGATCTATACCGGCTGGTCGGTAGATGCTGCACAGGAATACAATGAGGGTAATGGTTGGAACAGAGAGCATGTCTGGGCAGTTTCACATGGAAACCTCGGTACAGGTATGGGAGCAGGTACAGATGTCCATCATATACGCCCTTGCGACATTTCGGTCAATTCGGCACGTGGTAATAAAGATTTTGATAATGGAGGGGTTGAATACATAGACCCGGACGGCCCTACCGGATGTTATACTACTACTTATACTTGGGAACCGAGAGACGAAGATAAAGGAGATGTGGCGAGAATGATCTTTTATATGGTCGTTAGATATGAGGGTGTCGGAGGACCTGATCTGGAAATGGTCGACTATGCTCCTTCAGCACCGAATAATGAACCGTTTCATGGTGTCTTTTCAACTCTTTATGAATGGCATCTTGCCGATCCCCCTGACGATAGAGAGATATACCGAAACGATGTTATATATCACAACTATCAACAAAACAGAAATCCCTTCATAGATCATCCCGAATTTGCTACTTTGATCTGGTTTCCATCTTCTAATAATGATGATATCGTCGATATTTCCCCGATATATTATCTCTCACAGAACTACCCCAATCCATTTAATCCCTCTACTACGATTGATTTCCGGATCAAGGACGGAGATAGTGGGTTCTTTGAGATCTTTAATTTGAAAGGACAGTTAATACTCCTCGAAGAGTTTAAATCAGGTAAACATTCCATAAATTGGGATGCTGATGGATATCCTTCAGGGATTTATTTCTATTCGCTCAGATCGCCATCTACCAGACAAACAAGGAAAATGATCTTATTGAAATAA
- a CDS encoding DEAD/DEAH box helicase — translation MPEPIQRAAADLNFTNPTMIQEQVIPWLLESEQDLIALAQTGTGKTAAFGFPTLALTNIEVDAVQTLILCPTRELCLQIYNDFIDYAKYLPRIKCAAIYGGSSINRQKDVLKAGAHIVIGTPGRVYDMIRQQVLKIDQISLLILDEADEMLNIGFKEDIFSIMSHSPEEKQILLFSATMSREVEKLAKTFMKNPHRISAGSENKGADNILHYYYKVQARDKYLALKRIADMNPKIYGIVFCRTRKETQEIANKLQHDGYNADALHGDLSQGQREMVMDRFRRKYVQLLIATDVAARGLDVDDLTHIINYHLPGEPGVYIHRTGRTGRAGKSGVALSIIHSKEIGPMKTIEKRLGKEIVLTPVPSGRDICEKQLFHLIDNVERVEVNKEQIESFLPKVYKKLSWLDREELIQRFVSVEFNRFLSYYRDNRDLETVRAERKERKQENVVLKKFRLSIGSNHGLTKRELMRLINRLRVAKSIEIGRIDITGNQSFVELDARYESSLVKALKRTKYHGISINVNV, via the coding sequence ATGCCTGAGCCGATACAACGTGCTGCAGCAGATTTAAATTTTACCAATCCTACAATGATCCAGGAGCAGGTGATCCCTTGGTTACTGGAATCAGAACAGGATTTGATAGCTCTTGCCCAAACCGGCACCGGAAAAACCGCTGCCTTTGGATTTCCAACCCTTGCTTTGACCAATATCGAGGTCGATGCTGTTCAAACACTTATCTTATGCCCAACCAGAGAGTTGTGTCTTCAGATATACAATGATTTTATTGATTATGCTAAATATCTTCCCCGCATCAAATGTGCTGCCATCTACGGTGGCTCTTCAATCAATAGACAAAAAGATGTTCTTAAAGCTGGTGCTCATATCGTTATTGGAACTCCCGGCAGAGTTTATGACATGATCAGACAACAGGTTCTCAAGATAGATCAGATCAGTCTTTTAATACTTGATGAAGCTGACGAGATGCTGAATATTGGTTTTAAGGAGGATATTTTTAGTATCATGAGTCACAGTCCTGAAGAGAAGCAGATCCTGCTTTTTTCAGCCACTATGTCCCGCGAGGTCGAGAAGTTGGCAAAGACTTTCATGAAGAATCCTCATCGTATCAGTGCCGGCAGTGAAAACAAGGGAGCAGATAATATCCTGCACTATTATTATAAAGTTCAGGCTCGTGATAAATATCTCGCTCTCAAGCGGATAGCCGATATGAATCCCAAAATCTACGGTATTGTTTTTTGCCGAACCAGAAAAGAGACCCAAGAGATTGCTAACAAGCTACAACATGATGGATACAATGCTGATGCCCTGCATGGAGACCTGTCACAGGGGCAGCGGGAAATGGTTATGGACCGTTTTCGCAGAAAATATGTCCAATTGCTAATAGCAACCGATGTAGCAGCTCGTGGTTTGGATGTGGATGATCTAACCCATATTATCAATTATCATCTTCCCGGAGAACCGGGAGTCTATATCCATCGGACAGGAAGAACCGGTAGAGCCGGAAAGAGCGGTGTTGCCCTTAGTATTATCCACAGTAAAGAGATCGGACCAATGAAAACAATAGAAAAACGGCTCGGAAAAGAGATCGTTCTCACTCCTGTACCGAGTGGAAGGGACATCTGTGAAAAACAGCTATTTCACTTGATAGATAATGTTGAGCGGGTAGAGGTTAATAAAGAGCAGATTGAGTCCTTCTTACCAAAGGTGTATAAGAAACTGAGCTGGTTAGACAGAGAAGAGCTGATCCAGCGTTTTGTCTCGGTAGAGTTTAACAGGTTTCTCAGTTATTACCGGGATAATCGTGACCTGGAGACAGTCAGAGCTGAAAGAAAAGAGAGAAAACAAGAAAATGTGGTCCTAAAGAAATTCCGATTGAGTATCGGTTCAAACCATGGGCTCACCAAACGTGAACTGATGAGATTGATCAATCGTCTGAGGGTGGCGAAGAGTATCGAGATAGGTAGAATTGATATTACCGGTAATCAGAGTTTCGTCGAACTCGATGCTCGATACGAAAGTTCGTTAGTAAAAGCCCTCAAGCGCACTAAATATCACGGAATATCTATTAATGTTAATGTATAA
- a CDS encoding Rid family detoxifying hydrolase, which produces MKAIHTSNVPAAIGPYSQAIYHKGLLCVTGQIGIDPSTNKLASSFEKQVELIFHSLSSILSASDMTFANVMKVTVYLEDICHFETLNKIYARFFSEPYPARETVQVARIPLNAAVEISLMAHE; this is translated from the coding sequence ATGAAAGCGATCCATACGAGTAATGTACCGGCGGCTATTGGTCCATATTCTCAGGCAATTTATCATAAGGGTTTACTTTGTGTGACGGGTCAAATTGGCATTGATCCGAGCACTAATAAATTAGCGAGTTCCTTTGAAAAGCAAGTAGAATTGATCTTTCATAGTTTAAGTAGCATACTATCTGCCAGTGATATGACCTTTGCCAATGTAATGAAGGTTACCGTCTATTTAGAAGATATCTGTCACTTTGAAACGCTTAATAAGATTTACGCTCGATTTTTTTCCGAACCTTATCCGGCACGTGAAACGGTACAGGTAGCGCGAATTCCTCTGAATGCGGCGGTAGAGATATCACTTATGGCTCATGAATAG
- a CDS encoding T9SS type A sorting domain-containing protein: MGVFKNLLLTAVLATAIFHLIAQEFAGGSGTQTDPWQIETAGHLNNVRNYIGSAHHNKYFVQIADIDLYTATREGGVYWNDGEGWEPIGYYINMGEEMPFSGNYDGSGYSIYGIYINRPETDRQGLFGIINESNISNLGVVDVEITGNYSVGGLAGYIGQNSSVINCYSIGIVNGYSLLGGLVGISQYSDILQCYSHANVTGYSTVGGLVGSNSFYSAVDLSYSTGDVIGEYQTGGLTGVNIEDSVISNSFSTGSVTGVYNTGGLAGYTEYQSTIYGCYSEGSVAGEQYVGGLVGNIGSVLIRDSHSASNVTGVNHVGGLVGIIWGDVLRCYSIGSVSGTTNVGGLIGTRAISGYVALSYWNIETSGQSQSQGGFGRTTESMTFPYAENTFVNWDFEDVWGADEEYNVNYGYPYVRGLIYLSSDEISIPISQKTLSNYPNPFNPETTIKFFLGQQSVVKLVIYNIRGQRVATILDELKEAGEHFVIWNGRDFRGEPLPSGTYFYQLTTNDNIFTNKMLLLK; the protein is encoded by the coding sequence TTGGGAGTATTCAAGAACCTTTTATTAACTGCTGTTTTAGCAACAGCAATATTTCATTTAATAGCACAGGAATTTGCCGGAGGTTCCGGTACACAAACAGATCCATGGCAGATAGAGACAGCAGGGCATCTGAACAATGTTAGGAATTACATCGGGTCAGCTCATCATAACAAATATTTCGTACAAATTGCAGATATTGACCTCTATACGGCTACCCGCGAAGGCGGAGTTTACTGGAATGATGGAGAAGGTTGGGAGCCGATAGGTTATTATATTAATATGGGTGAAGAAATGCCTTTCTCAGGTAATTATGATGGTTCAGGATATAGTATCTATGGTATTTATATTAATAGACCAGAAACAGATCGTCAGGGTCTATTTGGGATAATAAACGAGTCAAATATTTCAAATCTGGGAGTTGTTGATGTTGAGATAACAGGCAATTACTCTGTAGGTGGCCTTGCAGGATATATCGGGCAAAATTCTTCTGTCATCAATTGTTACTCTATAGGTATCGTGAATGGTTATTCACTATTGGGTGGTTTAGTTGGGATCAGTCAATACAGTGATATCTTGCAATGCTATAGTCATGCTAATGTGACTGGATACTCAACAGTCGGTGGATTAGTTGGTTCAAACAGTTTCTATAGTGCTGTAGACTTATCATACAGCACCGGAGATGTAATTGGTGAATATCAAACCGGTGGTCTTACAGGTGTTAATATCGAAGATTCAGTTATTAGTAATTCATTTAGTACTGGAAGTGTCACCGGAGTATATAATACTGGTGGTTTAGCAGGATATACTGAGTATCAAAGCACTATATATGGTTGTTACAGTGAAGGTAGTGTAGCAGGTGAACAATATGTCGGCGGTTTAGTGGGCAATATTGGATCAGTATTAATTAGAGATAGTCATAGCGCCAGCAATGTTACTGGGGTAAATCATGTTGGCGGTTTGGTGGGAATTATTTGGGGTGATGTATTACGTTGTTACAGTATTGGCAGTGTATCTGGCACAACAAATGTTGGCGGTTTAATTGGAACACGCGCAATTTCCGGTTATGTGGCACTATCATATTGGAATATAGAAACCTCCGGACAGAGTCAGAGTCAAGGTGGTTTTGGCAGGACTACAGAGAGCATGACCTTCCCCTATGCAGAAAACACCTTTGTTAATTGGGATTTTGAAGATGTCTGGGGAGCAGATGAGGAATATAACGTCAACTATGGATATCCATATGTAAGGGGATTGATATATCTGAGTTCAGACGAAATTTCTATCCCTATTTCTCAAAAAACACTTTCCAACTATCCTAATCCTTTCAATCCGGAAACAACTATTAAATTCTTTCTTGGTCAACAGAGTGTAGTTAAATTGGTTATCTATAACATCCGGGGACAGAGGGTTGCAACGATCTTAGATGAATTGAAAGAAGCTGGTGAACATTTTGTGATCTGGAATGGCAGGGATTTCAGAGGTGAACCACTTCCTTCCGGTACCTATTTCTATCAATTAACCACTAATGATAACATCTTTACTAACAAGATGCTGTTACTAAAATAA
- a CDS encoding MBL fold metallo-hydrolase: protein MRNFLIILLFFLFCGYVFAELFENLTNNRTAPIISNTSVAQRTDGSKLVDIYYDLYVANNGQAEISLLLSDNGGDTFEFIPDPELLSGDVGQDIYAGAGKHIIWNAGAEEESFDGDQYRFRIIAHADMLITELFIHENRFHLSTTEPVDVKFTYQPQNGNGFLFESYSTGELRDFIVMPLPVEASGIDYIFDLQIFGADTLLDTLFFFTSTNHTYPLLRVDFVDVAQGDGTLIQTPKGHVIVVDGGYGTYIPSFANPYLEWHGAGYPFMLNYVISENIQQITYLIETHNHMDHWGGLANIRNHFGYPFNEQLRPNNTLGYQVGDYLNIDSEVSFQILNIGYPPGNYSGENNKSIVLRIEYGDVTYLLTGDIESQVENYLVNSNFNLSADVLKVAHHGSNSSSTANFLNATLNRNIKIATISFGTGNPYNHPRSLDRFSEFDVYGTNLPSNTWDGDNYRFDVGNIKTYTDGNIIIVGYAQ from the coding sequence TTGAGAAATTTTTTAATCATTTTACTATTCTTTCTCTTTTGTGGTTACGTTTTTGCAGAGTTATTTGAAAACCTGACAAATAATAGAACAGCACCAATAATATCCAATACCAGTGTGGCTCAAAGAACCGACGGGAGTAAGCTTGTTGATATCTATTATGATCTATATGTAGCTAATAATGGGCAGGCAGAGATCAGTCTCTTGCTCTCTGATAACGGTGGAGATACTTTTGAATTTATTCCTGATCCCGAACTTCTGTCCGGAGATGTAGGGCAAGATATTTATGCCGGAGCAGGCAAACATATCATCTGGAATGCCGGCGCAGAAGAGGAGAGTTTTGATGGTGATCAATACCGCTTCAGGATCATTGCTCATGCCGATATGCTCATCACGGAGCTATTCATCCATGAGAACAGATTTCATCTGTCGACTACTGAACCGGTTGATGTTAAATTCACGTATCAACCTCAAAACGGTAACGGGTTCCTCTTTGAATCATATTCTACCGGTGAATTGAGAGATTTCATTGTCATGCCTCTCCCAGTTGAAGCAAGTGGTATCGATTATATTTTCGATCTGCAGATCTTTGGGGCAGATACTTTGCTGGATACTTTGTTCTTCTTCACCTCAACAAACCATACCTATCCCCTATTACGAGTAGATTTTGTTGATGTCGCTCAGGGAGACGGAACATTGATCCAAACACCCAAAGGGCATGTTATCGTCGTTGACGGTGGGTATGGTACTTATATACCGAGTTTTGCCAATCCTTATCTGGAATGGCATGGTGCCGGATATCCCTTTATGTTGAACTATGTTATCAGTGAAAATATCCAACAGATTACATATCTTATTGAAACTCATAATCATATGGACCATTGGGGTGGATTAGCAAATATCAGAAATCATTTTGGTTACCCTTTTAATGAGCAATTACGCCCCAATAACACATTAGGTTACCAAGTTGGTGATTATCTCAATATTGACTCGGAGGTTAGTTTCCAGATATTGAATATTGGTTATCCACCGGGTAACTATTCCGGAGAAAACAACAAATCCATCGTTTTACGGATAGAATACGGTGATGTTACATATTTACTGACCGGTGACATAGAAAGTCAGGTAGAGAATTATCTGGTTAACAGCAATTTTAATTTATCTGCTGATGTTCTGAAGGTAGCACATCATGGTAGTAATTCCTCATCTACAGCCAATTTTCTTAATGCGACTCTTAACAGGAACATTAAAATCGCTACGATCAGTTTTGGTACAGGTAATCCCTATAATCATCCCCGCAGTTTAGACCGCTTTTCAGAGTTTGATGTATATGGTACTAATCTGCCATCAAATACTTGGGATGGCGATAATTACAGATTTGATGTCGGTAATATTAAGACATACACTGATGGAAATATAATTATCGTCGGTTACGCACAGTAG
- a CDS encoding copper resistance protein NlpE — MKKMILWAILILIIIIAIGILFYLGRQTQSPDVEPIEEQEYYYDHHNARNSLDYAGRYSGVLPCADCDGILMNLEITYDSTFVKNYIYLGKGEGEVYEARGSFVWNETGNTITLQGVEGANQYFVSENYLIQLDLEGKRITGELADMYILNKQIDLE, encoded by the coding sequence ATGAAGAAGATGATTTTATGGGCGATATTAATATTGATCATTATCATTGCTATCGGAATATTGTTCTATCTGGGCAGGCAAACTCAATCACCTGACGTTGAACCTATAGAAGAACAAGAGTATTATTATGACCATCATAATGCACGTAACTCTCTCGATTATGCCGGAAGATACAGCGGAGTGTTACCTTGTGCTGACTGTGACGGTATTTTGATGAATCTTGAAATTACTTATGATAGTACTTTCGTGAAGAACTATATCTATCTGGGAAAAGGAGAAGGTGAAGTTTATGAAGCACGCGGTTCATTTGTTTGGAATGAAACAGGAAACACGATCACTCTACAAGGGGTAGAGGGAGCTAATCAATATTTTGTCTCCGAAAACTATCTGATCCAACTCGATCTGGAAGGTAAAAGAATTACCGGCGAATTAGCCGATATGTATATATTAAATAAACAAATCGACTTAGAGTAA